Proteins from a genomic interval of Scomber scombrus chromosome 11, fScoSco1.1, whole genome shotgun sequence:
- the LOC133990902 gene encoding uncharacterized protein LOC133990902: protein MYTEGAQTTGHHRFLQHNNTPIPYPCQHCVHYEQTYSHHGGPGYQSASARQTDHPSLDCRGDIQAPRVKDVGGRAFGVDRVERSGHRSPQRRPVFAGPGPYSQSDDLSQVCPWELNPAQWNYPLEPGVRHYPSVREQCGCVVRNNTRAHPFNTVIPHPLPHLQAKSQGYAHQRTVRYVSVDKEEQGYECTSENCHLELHAPQSGHLYMPNVPNGHCGPKSVFFEGGEERDIHQDQSRLKGGSEEGCNGRSGSHKGFFPTEVPQKHLNQSRRKGPYGAPSDIISPEASKSNDHQRQCSEVVKQKRRQDLVRDQIRQVVTNLEDVLGGLKQVHVEMKEVVDQIDRLTANIDLNEEALSITHGSSNNFHGSAHPGDLRVAPLSNHKPAPVQVSQHFDEDCIILRTNSPSPVHMASVVKTSCFTPPSHSKEINHEKPGVNGHQPHLYSHRDSNHIGHPEPHPQSLDPKVIIGNSTSSSRTQKPPPYPQNGRCGKGSYPPPKPVRTPAYPGRGRQSTSMV from the exons ATGTACACAGAAGGCGCACAAACAACGGGACACCACCGATTCCTTCAGCACAACAATACCCCCATCCCCTACCCCTGCCAGCATTGCGTCCACTATGAGCAGACGTACAGTCATCACGGTGGGCCGGGATACCAATCAGCAtcagccagacagacagaccacCCATCGCTGGACTGCAGGGGAGACATCCAGGCTCCTCGGGTTAAAGACGTAGGAGGGAGAGCTTTCGGAGTGGACAGAGTTGAGAGAAGCGGTCATCGCAGCCCACAGAGGAGGCCTGTGTTTGCAGGGCCCGGTCCTTACAGCCAGTCGGATGACTTGAGCCAAGTTTGCCCCTGGGAGTTGAACCCTGCCCAGTGGAACTACCCACTGGAGCCTGGGGTGAGACACTACCCGTCTGTCAGAGAACAGTGTGGCTGTGTGGTGCGCAACAACACCAGGGCACACCCCTTTAACACTGTAATACCGCATCCACTCCCTCATCTTCAGGCCAAAAGTCAGGGGTATGCGCACCAGAGGACTGTCAGGTACGTATCTGTGGACAAGGAAGAGCAAGGCTATGAATGCACCTCTGAGAACTGTCATTTGGAGCTGCACGCTCCCCAGTCAGGTCATTTGTACATGCCAAATGTACCAAATGGCCACTGTGGACCAAAGTCTGTGTTCTttgagggaggggaggaaagagataTCCATCAGGACCAGAGCAGACTGAAGGGTGGATCAGAGGAGGGATGTAATGGACGCAGTGGTTCTCACAAAGGTTTTTTTCCCACTGAAGTCCCACAAAAACACTTGAACCAAAGCAGACGGAAGGGGCCCTATGGTGCTCCCTCTGACATCATCAGTCCAGAAGCCTCAAAATCGAACGACCATCAGCGCCAGTGTTCGGAAGTGGTGAAGCAGAAGAGGAGGCAGGATTTGGTGAGGGATCAAATACGACAAGTGGTGACAAACCTGGAAGACGTGTTGGGGGGTTTAAAGCAAGTTCACGTGGAGATGAAAGAG GTCGTCGACCAGATTGATCGTCTCACAGCCAATATCGACCTCAATGAGGAGGCGCTCAGCATCACTCATGGGTCATCCAATAATTTTCACGGCTCAGCTCATCCAGGTGACCTCAGAGTTGCCCCGCTGTCCAATCACAAACCTGCACCAGTGCAGGTGTCGCAGCACTTCGATGAAGACTGCATCATCCTAAGAACTAACTCTCCATCCCCTGTGCACATGGCATCGGTTGTCAAAACTAGCTGCTTCACCCCACCCAGCCACAGTAAGGAAATCAACCATGAAAAGCCAGGTGTAAACGGCCACCAGCCTCACCTGTACTCCCACAGAGACTCCAACCATATCGGCCATCCAGAGCCTCATCCGCAGAGCTTAGACCCTAAGGTCATCATTGGGAACAGCACCTCCAGTTCAAGGACTCAGAAGCCTCCACCGTACCCTCAAAATGGGCGGTGTGGGAAGGGCTCATACCCACCTCCCAAGCCTGTGAGGACCCCTGCGTACCCAGGTAGAGGCCGCCAGAGCACCAGCATGGTGTGA